One region of Miscanthus floridulus cultivar M001 chromosome 19, ASM1932011v1, whole genome shotgun sequence genomic DNA includes:
- the LOC136525305 gene encoding protein PUTATIVE RECOMBINATION INITIATION DEFECT 1-like, producing the protein MHFGSPSIKLIASQCLLELLTRISDQRSCINAELRCSMGYLKSIIAVTEGLVFSEDSKVAGNCSACLSVILGWEKFGSQEKVAVRESKWLRLIMEEFVVALTAPGLTSKSFTSQQKFAANIAVSLLRLSQVPDWLTSLFDGHLISGIVANLCARNVTAEIVNLFSELMSRKYLNQEHIVDLHNLFQVCRRQVYEGSSKAPLPEQRVEKVVRSTNDVLASLFALMLNQGSDSGTVQAEQQRLLRAIDLFFQESSRREQQCVTAPSPPQRQDTTICLGILDQDRAAGPVAQA; encoded by the exons ATGCACTTCGGTTCACCTTCTATTAAACTTATTGCTTCACAATGCCTGTTGGAGTTGCTCACGCGAATTTCAGATCAAAGGTCATGTATTAACGCTGAGTTAAGATGCTCTATGGGATATTTGAAGTCCATTATTGCAGTGACAGAGGGTTTGGTGTTCAGTGAAGACAGTAAAGTTGCTGGAAATTGCAGTGCCTGTCTCTCTGTGATTTTAGGATGGGAGAAATTTGGAAGCCAAGAGAAGGTGGCAGTTAGAGAATCTAAATGGTTGAGGCTAATAATGGAGGAATTTGTTGTGGCCTTGACTGCTCCTGGTTTGACGTCCAAATCTTTCACCAGTCAGCAGAAGTTTGCTGCGAATATAGCTGTTTCGTTGCTCAGGCTGAGCCAAGTGCCAGATTGGCTGACATCGTTGTTTGATGGGCATCTGATATCTGGCATCGTGGCTAATCTTTGTGCTAGGAATGTTACTGCAGAAATCGTCAATCTCTTCAGTGAGCTCATGTCTCGGAAGTATCTCAATCAAGAGCACATTGTTGATCTACATAACTTGTTCCAG GTGTGCAGAAGACAAGTCTACGAGGGAAGCTCCAAAGCACCATTGCCAGAGCAAAGGGTTGAAAAAGTCGTGAGAAGTACCAATGACGTGCTCGCATCGCTCTTTGCCCTGATGCTGAACCAGGGCTCAGACTCTGGCACGGTTCAAGCGGAGCAGCAGAGACTACTGCGTGCGATTGACCTGTTCTTCCAGGAGTCTAGCAGGAGAGAACAGCAATGTGTTACAGCTCCTTCGCCACCACAGCGCCAAGACACAACAATATGCCTGGGGATTCTGGACCAAGACAGGGCAGCCGGGCCCGTCGCCCAAGCGTGA